One genomic segment of Streptomyces niveus includes these proteins:
- a CDS encoding ABC1 kinase family protein, with translation MSDLPRKAVTRTAKLAALPLGFAGRATWGLGKRIGGKSAEIVGRELQQRTADQLFKVLGELKGGAMKFGQALSVFESALPEEVAGPYRAALTKLQEAAPPMPTSTVHKVLAERLGEEWRELFLEFEEKPSAAASIGQVHRAVWHDGRNVAVKVQYPGAGEALLSDLAQLSRFARLLGPLIPGMDVKPLITELRDRVSEELDYELEARAQREHAAEFEDDPDVVVPDVVHQCEQVLVTEWMDGIPMADVIADGTAEQRDRAGQLLARFLFSGPARTGLLHADPHPGNFRLLPPADAADDGTEAEGELRLGVLDFGTVDRLPGGLPGTIGESLRLTLEGDAEAVYELLRAEGFVKESIDLDPDAVLEYLVPIIEPAEAEEFTFSRGWMRTQAARIADPRSPAHQLGKQLNLPPSYLLIHRVTLSTIGVLCQLNATVRLREELEGWLPGFLPEEYAYEEEPEVEAGA, from the coding sequence ATGTCTGATCTTCCCCGGAAGGCGGTCACCCGAACTGCCAAGTTGGCCGCGCTGCCACTGGGGTTCGCCGGTCGTGCCACGTGGGGTCTCGGCAAGCGGATCGGCGGCAAGTCCGCGGAGATCGTCGGCCGCGAGCTCCAGCAGCGCACGGCTGACCAGCTCTTCAAGGTGCTCGGTGAGCTCAAGGGCGGGGCCATGAAGTTCGGCCAGGCGTTGTCCGTCTTCGAGTCCGCGCTGCCCGAGGAGGTGGCGGGGCCGTACCGGGCCGCGCTCACCAAGCTCCAGGAGGCGGCCCCTCCGATGCCGACGAGCACGGTGCACAAGGTGCTGGCGGAGCGACTCGGTGAGGAGTGGCGTGAGCTGTTCCTGGAGTTCGAGGAGAAGCCGTCGGCCGCCGCCTCGATCGGCCAGGTGCACCGGGCGGTGTGGCACGACGGGCGGAATGTGGCCGTCAAGGTCCAGTACCCGGGAGCCGGTGAGGCGCTGCTGTCCGACCTCGCGCAGCTGAGCCGGTTCGCCCGGCTGCTCGGTCCGCTGATCCCGGGCATGGATGTGAAGCCCCTGATCACGGAGTTGCGCGACCGGGTGTCGGAGGAGCTGGACTACGAGTTGGAGGCGCGGGCCCAGCGGGAGCACGCGGCGGAGTTCGAGGACGATCCCGATGTGGTGGTCCCCGACGTGGTGCACCAGTGCGAACAGGTGCTGGTCACGGAGTGGATGGACGGCATACCGATGGCGGACGTGATCGCCGACGGCACCGCCGAGCAGCGCGATCGCGCGGGCCAGCTGCTGGCGCGTTTCCTCTTCTCGGGCCCGGCTCGTACGGGGCTGCTGCACGCGGACCCGCACCCGGGCAACTTCCGGCTGCTGCCGCCCGCCGACGCCGCGGACGACGGCACGGAGGCCGAGGGTGAACTGCGGCTCGGTGTGCTGGACTTCGGCACCGTGGACCGGCTGCCGGGCGGACTGCCCGGGACGATCGGTGAGTCGCTGCGGCTGACCCTGGAGGGCGACGCCGAGGCGGTGTACGAACTGCTGCGCGCGGAGGGCTTCGTCAAGGAGTCGATCGATCTCGACCCGGACGCGGTGCTGGAGTATCTGGTGCCGATCATCGAGCCGGCGGAGGCGGAGGAGTTCACCTTCAGTCGTGGCTGGATGCGCACCCAGGCGGCTCGGATAGCCGATCCGCGGTCCCCGGCCCATCAGTTGGGGAAGCAGTTGAATCTGCCGCCCTCCTACCTGCTGATACACCGCGTCACGCTGAGCACGATCGGGGTGCTGTGCCAGCTCAACGCCACGGTGCGGCTGCGCGAGGAGCTGGAGGGTTGGCTGCCGGGCTTCCTGCCGGAGGAGTACGCGTACGAGGAGGAGCCCGAGGTCGAGGCGGGCGCCTGA
- a CDS encoding WhiB family transcriptional regulator, whose protein sequence is MQLEAHAPSVPPSETITPPGLTEDSALTPLTALTALDDAIENLGVPVPCRAYDPEVFFAESPADVEYAKSLCRTCPLMEACLAGAKERREPWGVWGGELFIQGVVVARKRPRGRPRKNPVAA, encoded by the coding sequence GTGCAACTCGAAGCGCACGCCCCGTCCGTACCGCCTTCCGAAACGATCACCCCGCCCGGCCTCACGGAGGACTCCGCCTTGACCCCGCTCACCGCGCTCACCGCGCTCGACGACGCCATCGAGAACCTCGGCGTGCCCGTTCCGTGCCGTGCCTACGACCCGGAGGTCTTCTTCGCGGAGTCCCCGGCCGACGTCGAGTACGCCAAGTCCCTCTGCCGCACCTGCCCGCTGATGGAGGCCTGCCTCGCCGGCGCCAAGGAGCGGCGTGAGCCGTGGGGTGTCTGGGGCGGCGAACTCTTCATCCAGGGCGTGGTCGTTGCCCGCAAGCGGCCCCGTGGCCGTCCGCGCAAGAACCCGGTCGCGGCATGA
- a CDS encoding ATP-dependent DNA helicase UvrD2, protein MTAATHSSLFPQDPDGSQFVAPPRDADAVLDGLDPEQREVATALHGPVCVLAGAGTGKTRAITHRIAYGVRAGILQPASVLAVTFTNRAAGEMRGRLRQLGAGGVQARTFHSAALRQLQYFWPKVVGGELPRLLERKVQLVAESAARCRIRLDRNELRDVTGEIEWAKVTQTVPADYPAAVAKSHRDAPRDPAEIGQIYAMYEQLKRDRSVIDFEDVLLLTVGILQDRHDIADQIRGQYQHFVVDEYQDVSPLQQRLLELWMGDRENICVVGDASQTIYSFTGATPDHLLNFRTRHPSATMVKLVRDYRSTPQVVHLANGLLNQARGRAAEHRLELISQRDAGPEPVYTEYADEPAEAEGTARRIRDLVAAGVPAGEIAVLYRINAQSEVYEQALADAGVPYQLRGAERFFERQEVREAGAALRGAARFGGNDSLLDDVVDLPSQVRAVLSTKGWTTEPPTGSGAVRDRWESLAALVRLAEDFVRARPEATLGDLVTELDERAAAQHAPTVQGVTLASLHAAKGLEWDAVFLVGLTEGMMPITYAKTDEQVEEERRLLYVGVTRARLHISLSWALSRAPGGRASRRPTRFLSGLRPGSSAPGTRGAGAAAGGAAERGGRRKRRGPVLCRVCGTTLTDAGEMKLMRCEGCPSDMDEGLYERLREWRSDQAKQLGQPAYCVFTDKTLMAIAESVPGDDGELSRISGVGGRKLERFGADVLAICAGEELAGEDDES, encoded by the coding sequence GTGACAGCAGCAACGCACTCCTCACTCTTCCCGCAGGATCCCGACGGCAGCCAGTTCGTGGCACCGCCGCGCGACGCCGACGCGGTGCTCGACGGGCTCGACCCCGAGCAGCGCGAGGTCGCGACGGCGCTGCACGGTCCGGTGTGCGTGCTGGCCGGTGCCGGCACGGGCAAGACGCGGGCGATCACCCACCGGATCGCTTACGGCGTGCGGGCCGGGATCCTCCAGCCCGCCAGCGTCCTCGCCGTCACGTTCACCAACCGGGCGGCGGGGGAGATGCGCGGCCGGCTGCGGCAGCTCGGCGCGGGCGGTGTCCAGGCGCGTACGTTCCACTCGGCGGCGCTGCGACAGCTCCAGTACTTCTGGCCCAAGGTGGTCGGCGGTGAGCTGCCCCGGCTGCTGGAGCGCAAGGTCCAGCTGGTCGCGGAGTCCGCGGCCCGCTGCCGGATCCGGCTCGACCGCAACGAGTTGAGGGATGTCACCGGCGAGATCGAGTGGGCCAAGGTCACCCAGACCGTGCCGGCCGACTATCCGGCCGCCGTCGCCAAGTCCCACCGCGACGCCCCGCGCGACCCCGCGGAAATCGGCCAGATCTACGCGATGTACGAACAGCTGAAACGGGACAGGTCGGTGATCGACTTCGAGGACGTCCTGCTGCTCACCGTCGGCATCCTCCAGGACCGGCACGACATCGCCGACCAGATCCGCGGCCAGTACCAGCACTTCGTGGTGGACGAGTACCAGGACGTGAGCCCGCTCCAGCAGCGGCTCCTCGAACTGTGGATGGGCGACCGGGAGAACATCTGCGTCGTCGGCGACGCCAGCCAGACGATCTACTCGTTCACCGGCGCCACCCCGGACCATCTGCTGAACTTCCGCACCCGACACCCGAGCGCGACGATGGTGAAGCTGGTCCGGGACTACCGCTCCACCCCCCAGGTCGTGCACCTGGCCAACGGCCTGCTGAATCAGGCCAGGGGCCGCGCCGCCGAACACCGGCTGGAACTGATCTCCCAGCGCGACGCGGGCCCCGAGCCCGTCTACACGGAGTACGCGGACGAGCCGGCCGAGGCCGAGGGCACCGCGCGCCGTATCCGCGACCTCGTCGCCGCGGGCGTCCCCGCCGGTGAGATCGCCGTCCTCTACCGGATCAACGCCCAGTCGGAGGTCTACGAGCAGGCTCTCGCCGACGCCGGGGTGCCCTACCAACTCCGGGGCGCGGAGCGGTTCTTCGAGCGCCAGGAGGTACGGGAGGCGGGAGCCGCCCTGCGCGGCGCGGCCCGCTTCGGCGGCAACGACTCCCTGCTCGACGACGTCGTCGACCTGCCGTCCCAGGTGCGGGCCGTGCTCTCCACCAAGGGCTGGACCACCGAACCGCCCACGGGCTCGGGCGCCGTGCGGGACCGCTGGGAGTCGCTGGCGGCCCTCGTGCGTCTCGCCGAGGACTTCGTGCGGGCCAGGCCGGAGGCGACCCTCGGCGATCTGGTCACGGAGCTGGACGAGCGCGCCGCGGCCCAGCACGCCCCGACCGTCCAGGGAGTCACCCTCGCCTCGCTCCACGCCGCCAAGGGCCTGGAGTGGGACGCCGTGTTCCTGGTCGGCCTGACCGAGGGCATGATGCCGATCACGTACGCCAAGACCGACGAACAGGTCGAGGAGGAGCGCAGGCTCCTCTACGTCGGGGTCACCCGCGCCCGGCTGCACATCTCCCTGTCGTGGGCGCTCTCCAGGGCTCCCGGCGGCCGGGCCTCCCGGCGCCCCACCCGCTTCCTGAGCGGCCTGAGGCCGGGCTCGTCCGCCCCGGGAACGCGCGGCGCCGGCGCGGCGGCGGGTGGCGCGGCCGAGCGCGGCGGCCGGCGTAAGCGGCGCGGCCCCGTGCTGTGCCGCGTCTGCGGTACGACGCTGACGGACGCGGGCGAGATGAAGCTGATGCGCTGCGAGGGCTGCCCGTCGGACATGGACGAGGGGCTGTACGAGCGGCTGCGTGAGTGGCGCTCCGACCAGGCGAAACAACTGGGTCAGCCCGCGTACTGCGTGTTCACCGACAAGACGCTGATGGCGATCGCCGAGTCCGTGCCGGGCGACGACGGCGAGCTGTCCCGGATCTCGGGTGTCGGCGGCCGTAAGCTGGAGCGGTTCGGAGCCGATGTCCTCGCCATCTGCGCAGGTGAGGAGCTTGCCGGGGAGGACGACGAGAGCTGA
- a CDS encoding mycoredoxin: MPGTVTMYSTTWCGYCRRLKGQMDREGIAYTEINIEQDPDSAAFVEKANGGNQTVPTLLFDDGSTLTNPSLAQVKQKVGA; this comes from the coding sequence ATGCCGGGGACCGTGACGATGTACAGCACCACATGGTGCGGATACTGCCGTCGGCTCAAGGGCCAGATGGACCGCGAAGGCATCGCGTACACCGAGATCAACATCGAGCAGGACCCGGATTCGGCGGCGTTCGTCGAGAAGGCGAACGGTGGCAATCAGACGGTCCCGACCCTGCTCTTCGACGACGGATCGACGTTGACGAACCCGTCTCTCGCGCAGGTCAAGCAGAAGGTCGGCGCCTGA
- the nudC gene encoding NAD(+) diphosphatase produces the protein MSTATSGGETAAHRPIVLTSDSGIDRAAHHRLDEAWLAAAWSHPTTRVFVVSAGQVLIDDTPDGRTELVMTPSFEAPLTETHRYFLGTDADGVSYFALQKDTLPGRMDQSARPAGLREAALLLSPRDAGLMVHAVALENWQRLHRFCSRCGERTVIAAAGHIRRCPACGAEHYPRTDPAVIMLVTDEQDRALLGRQVHWPEGRFSTLAGFVEPGESIEQSVAREVFEEAGITVGAVEYVASQPWPFPSSLMLGFMARATSFEITVDGDEIQEARWFSRDDLRSAIESGEVLPPSGISIAARLTELWYGKPLPKPLN, from the coding sequence GTGAGCACCGCAACCAGCGGCGGAGAAACCGCCGCACACCGGCCGATCGTCCTGACCTCCGACAGCGGCATCGACCGGGCCGCCCACCACCGCCTCGACGAGGCATGGCTGGCCGCCGCGTGGAGCCACCCGACGACGCGGGTCTTCGTGGTCTCCGCCGGCCAGGTGTTGATAGACGACACCCCGGACGGCCGCACCGAACTCGTCATGACCCCGTCCTTCGAGGCGCCCCTCACCGAGACCCACCGCTACTTCCTCGGTACGGACGCGGACGGAGTCAGCTACTTCGCGCTCCAGAAGGACACGCTGCCGGGCCGCATGGACCAGTCGGCACGCCCCGCGGGGCTGCGCGAGGCCGCGCTGCTGCTGTCCCCGCGCGACGCGGGCCTGATGGTCCACGCCGTCGCGCTGGAGAACTGGCAGCGGCTGCACCGCTTCTGCTCCCGCTGCGGCGAGCGCACGGTCATCGCGGCGGCCGGCCACATCCGCCGCTGCCCCGCCTGCGGTGCCGAGCACTACCCGCGCACCGACCCCGCCGTGATCATGCTCGTCACCGACGAGCAGGACCGGGCGCTCCTCGGCCGTCAGGTCCACTGGCCGGAGGGGCGGTTCTCGACGCTGGCGGGCTTCGTGGAGCCGGGGGAGTCGATCGAACAGTCCGTGGCCCGCGAGGTGTTCGAGGAGGCGGGCATCACGGTCGGCGCCGTCGAGTACGTCGCGAGCCAGCCCTGGCCCTTCCCCTCCAGCCTGATGCTGGGCTTCATGGCCCGCGCCACCTCCTTCGAGATCACCGTGGACGGTGACGAGATCCAGGAGGCGCGCTGGTTCTCGCGCGACGACCTGCGATCAGCGATCGAGTCGGGCGAGGTACTGCCGCCGTCGGGCATCTCGATCGCGGCACGGCTGACGGAGCTCTGGTACGGAAAGCCGCTCCCGAAGCCGCTGAACTGA
- a CDS encoding dipeptidase: MSETPDSAVRMHTRDYIRSHRAAFLDDLSEWLRIPSVSAQPEHDADVRRSADWLVAKLRETGFPVAEIWDTPGAPAVFAEWPSDDPGAPVVLVYGHHDVQPAAREDGWRSDPFEPVVRDGRLYARGAADDKGQVFFHTLGVRAHLAATGRDNPAVHLKLLVEGEEESGSPHFRALVERQAARLAADAVIVSDTGMWSADTPTVCTGMRGLAECEVELYGPDQDIHSGSFGGAVPNPATVAARLVAALHDEDERVTVPGFYDGVAPLTDAERTLIAELPFDEEAWLRTAKSHGTLGEAGYSTLERVWARPTAEVNGMGGGYQGPGGKTIIPSSARLKLSFRLVGGQDPDRIERAVGDWIDARIPAGVRHKTTFAAATRPCLTPLDHPALRSVVRAMGRAFDQKIRFTREGGSGPAADLQDVLGAPVLFLGISVPSDGWHAPDEKVEIDLLMKGVETTAYLWSDLAAALR; encoded by the coding sequence ATGAGCGAGACCCCGGACAGCGCCGTCCGTATGCACACCCGTGACTACATCCGGTCCCACCGCGCGGCCTTCCTCGACGACCTCTCCGAGTGGCTGCGCATCCCGTCCGTATCGGCGCAGCCCGAGCACGACGCGGACGTACGGCGCAGCGCCGACTGGCTCGTGGCGAAACTTCGCGAGACCGGCTTCCCGGTCGCGGAGATCTGGGACACCCCCGGCGCCCCCGCCGTCTTCGCCGAGTGGCCCTCCGACGACCCCGGGGCCCCGGTCGTCCTGGTCTACGGCCACCACGACGTCCAGCCCGCCGCCCGCGAGGACGGCTGGCGCAGCGACCCCTTCGAACCGGTCGTCCGGGACGGCCGGCTGTACGCGCGCGGCGCCGCCGACGACAAGGGGCAGGTGTTCTTCCACACACTCGGCGTCCGGGCGCATCTCGCCGCCACCGGCCGCGACAACCCCGCCGTCCATCTCAAACTGCTCGTCGAGGGCGAGGAGGAGTCCGGCTCCCCGCACTTCCGCGCGCTCGTCGAGCGGCAGGCCGCCCGCCTCGCCGCCGATGCCGTGATCGTCTCCGACACCGGCATGTGGTCCGCGGACACCCCCACCGTCTGCACGGGGATGCGCGGCCTCGCGGAGTGCGAGGTGGAGCTGTACGGCCCCGACCAGGACATCCACTCCGGCTCGTTCGGCGGCGCCGTGCCCAACCCGGCCACCGTCGCCGCCCGCCTCGTGGCCGCGCTGCACGACGAGGACGAGCGGGTCACCGTGCCCGGCTTCTACGACGGCGTCGCGCCGCTCACCGACGCCGAGCGCACACTCATCGCCGAACTGCCCTTCGACGAGGAGGCGTGGCTCCGTACGGCCAAGTCGCACGGCACACTCGGCGAGGCGGGCTACTCCACACTGGAGCGCGTCTGGGCCCGTCCCACCGCCGAGGTCAACGGCATGGGCGGCGGCTACCAGGGCCCCGGCGGCAAGACGATCATCCCGTCGTCCGCGCGGCTGAAGCTCTCGTTCCGGCTCGTCGGCGGCCAGGACCCGGACCGGATCGAGCGCGCCGTCGGTGACTGGATCGACGCCAGGATCCCGGCCGGTGTCCGCCACAAGACCACCTTCGCCGCGGCCACCCGCCCCTGTCTGACCCCGCTGGATCATCCCGCGCTCCGGTCGGTCGTACGGGCCATGGGCCGCGCCTTCGACCAGAAGATCCGCTTCACCCGCGAAGGCGGCTCGGGACCGGCCGCCGACCTCCAGGACGTGCTCGGCGCACCCGTGCTGTTCCTGGGCATCTCCGTACCGTCCGACGGCTGGCACGCGCCCGACGAGAAGGTCGAGATCGACCTCCTCATGAAGGGCGTGGAGACGACCGCCTACCTCTGGAGCGATCTCGCCGCCGCTCTCCGCTGA
- a CDS encoding ATP-dependent DNA helicase, with protein MSARITDPAQLNELLGIPFTPEQTVCITAPPAPQVIVAGAGSGKTTVMAARVVWLVGTGQVAPEQVLGLTFTNKAAGELAERVRKALVRAGVTDPDLLDQENPPGEPRISTYHAFAGQLLTDHGLRIGLEPTARLLADATRYQLAARVLKEAPGPYPALTRSFPALVSDLLALDAELAEHLVPTGELAAYDTELLRTLEGVRLSNADLRKVPETATARRELLDLVGRYRAAKSSRDLLDFGDQIALSAQLALTRPEVGRILRDEFRVVLLDEYQDTSVAQRLLLSGLFGSGTGHAVTAVGDPCQAIYGWRGASVANLDDFPSHFPHSDGAPAARFSLSENRRSGGRLLDLANGLAGPLRAMHEGVEALRPAPGAERDGIVRCALLPTHAEELDWLADSIAHLVRTGKEPAEIAVLCRTAGDFPAIQSALVARDVPVEVVGLAGLLHLPEVADLVAMCEVLQDPGANASLVRLLTGPRWRIGPRDLALLGRRARLLVHRAKDGSADDPDERLAAAVEGTDPAEVISLADALDTFLESADGKDDGLPFSAAARVRFARLAAELRDLRRSLADPLMDVLHRVLATTGLEVELSASPHALAARRRETLGNFLDTAASFAALDGDATLLAFLAFLRTAAQYEKGLDNALPGGENTVKVLTAHKSKGLEWDVVAVPGLVTGQFPNSKAREAWTSQSKVLPHALRGDAPTLPDVPEWDARGLKAFKDEMRTHQHTEELRLGYVTFTRPRSLLLGSGHWWGPTQKRARGPSDFLNALYEHCAAGFGEIEVWADEPPESEENPALLAADTARAWPLPLDPDSLARRRSAADTVLAHLDALTASGGVAAQPYDEPPPEEDAPPPDDMYDDLEESHDSHDPYDPAEDGPGPADEREHDDLADWDDWETGPAQLPGPRPPGDGAHLTPEERRTLASWDRDLDALSGELLRARARVRDVPVPPSLSASQLLRLAADPDAFAQELARPMPRPPQRAARRGTRFHAWVESRFDELPLPMLGPDELPGGAADEPEIADERDLAALKDAFDRTLYARRTPYRVEAPFQLTLAGRVIRGRIDAVYRDVDPQTDTVSYEIVDWKTSHGRTADPLQLAVYRLAWAEQHGIAPDAVTATFLYVRSGEAVRPEGLPGRAGLERILLYGTEHASDHGTEHATADTSAASGEHMPEQRPERGTADETTPGAG; from the coding sequence GTGTCCGCTCGTATCACCGACCCCGCGCAGCTCAACGAACTCCTCGGCATTCCGTTCACCCCGGAACAGACGGTGTGCATCACCGCACCGCCCGCCCCGCAGGTGATCGTGGCCGGCGCGGGCTCCGGCAAGACGACGGTCATGGCCGCGCGCGTGGTGTGGCTCGTGGGCACCGGCCAGGTGGCTCCCGAGCAGGTCCTCGGCCTCACCTTCACCAACAAGGCGGCTGGTGAACTGGCCGAGCGGGTCCGCAAGGCGCTTGTACGGGCCGGGGTGACCGATCCCGATCTGCTCGACCAGGAGAACCCTCCGGGCGAGCCGCGCATCTCCACGTACCACGCGTTCGCCGGGCAACTCCTCACCGACCACGGTCTGCGGATCGGGCTGGAGCCGACCGCGCGGCTGCTGGCGGACGCCACGCGCTACCAACTCGCCGCGCGGGTGCTCAAAGAGGCCCCCGGCCCCTATCCCGCCCTGACCAGATCGTTTCCCGCCCTGGTCAGCGATCTGCTGGCGCTCGACGCCGAACTCGCCGAACATCTCGTCCCCACCGGGGAACTCGCCGCGTACGACACCGAACTGCTGCGTACCCTCGAAGGCGTCCGGCTCTCCAACGCCGACCTGCGCAAGGTTCCCGAGACCGCCACGGCCCGCCGCGAACTGCTCGATCTGGTGGGGCGGTACCGCGCGGCCAAGAGCTCCCGCGACCTGCTCGACTTCGGCGACCAGATCGCCCTCTCGGCCCAACTGGCCCTCACCCGGCCCGAGGTCGGCCGCATCCTGCGCGACGAGTTCCGAGTCGTGCTGCTCGACGAGTACCAGGACACGTCCGTCGCCCAACGCCTGCTCCTGTCGGGCCTCTTCGGCTCCGGCACCGGCCACGCGGTGACGGCCGTCGGCGACCCCTGCCAGGCGATCTACGGCTGGCGCGGCGCCTCCGTCGCCAACCTGGACGACTTCCCCTCCCACTTCCCGCACAGCGACGGCGCCCCGGCCGCCCGCTTCTCGCTCAGCGAGAACCGCCGCAGCGGCGGGCGTCTGCTCGACCTCGCCAACGGTCTCGCCGGGCCCCTGCGCGCCATGCACGAGGGTGTCGAAGCGCTGCGGCCCGCGCCCGGCGCCGAACGCGACGGGATCGTGCGGTGCGCCCTCCTCCCCACCCACGCCGAGGAGTTGGACTGGCTCGCCGACTCCATCGCGCATCTGGTGCGCACGGGCAAGGAGCCCGCCGAGATCGCGGTGCTGTGCCGCACCGCCGGTGACTTCCCCGCGATCCAGAGCGCGCTCGTCGCCCGCGACGTGCCCGTGGAGGTCGTCGGCCTGGCCGGGCTGCTCCATCTCCCGGAGGTCGCCGACCTCGTGGCGATGTGCGAGGTCCTCCAGGACCCCGGCGCCAACGCCTCCTTGGTACGGCTGCTCACCGGCCCTCGCTGGCGCATCGGCCCCCGCGACCTGGCGCTCCTCGGCCGCCGCGCCCGGCTGCTGGTCCACCGCGCGAAGGACGGCTCCGCCGACGATCCCGACGAACGACTGGCGGCGGCAGTCGAGGGCACCGACCCGGCCGAGGTGATATCGCTCGCGGACGCGCTCGACACGTTCCTGGAGTCGGCCGACGGCAAGGACGACGGCCTGCCCTTCTCCGCCGCCGCACGCGTCCGCTTCGCCCGGCTCGCGGCCGAACTGCGCGACCTGCGCCGCTCGCTGGCCGACCCGCTGATGGACGTCCTGCACCGGGTCCTCGCCACCACCGGCCTGGAGGTCGAACTCTCGGCGTCACCGCACGCCCTGGCCGCACGCCGCCGCGAGACCCTGGGCAACTTCCTCGACACCGCGGCCTCCTTCGCCGCGCTCGACGGGGACGCCACGCTCCTCGCCTTCCTCGCCTTCCTCAGGACGGCGGCGCAGTACGAGAAGGGCCTGGACAACGCCCTGCCCGGCGGGGAGAACACGGTGAAGGTCCTCACCGCGCACAAGTCCAAGGGCCTGGAGTGGGATGTCGTGGCCGTCCCCGGCCTGGTCACCGGACAGTTCCCCAACAGCAAGGCGCGCGAGGCCTGGACGTCCCAGTCGAAGGTCCTGCCGCACGCCCTGCGCGGCGACGCCCCGACGCTCCCGGACGTCCCCGAGTGGGACGCCAGGGGCCTCAAGGCGTTCAAGGACGAGATGCGCACCCACCAGCACACGGAGGAACTGCGCCTCGGCTACGTGACGTTCACCCGTCCGCGCTCACTGCTGCTCGGTTCGGGCCACTGGTGGGGCCCGACCCAGAAGCGCGCCCGCGGCCCCTCGGACTTCCTGAACGCCCTGTACGAGCACTGCGCGGCCGGTTTCGGCGAGATCGAGGTGTGGGCCGACGAGCCCCCGGAGTCCGAGGAGAACCCCGCGCTGCTCGCGGCGGACACGGCGCGCGCCTGGCCCCTGCCGCTGGACCCGGACTCCCTGGCCCGCCGCCGCTCGGCGGCGGACACGGTCCTGGCGCACCTGGACGCGCTGACGGCGTCCGGCGGGGTGGCGGCCCAGCCGTACGACGAGCCTCCTCCTGAAGAGGACGCCCCGCCGCCGGACGACATGTACGACGACCTGGAGGAGTCGCACGACTCGCACGACCCGTACGACCCGGCGGAGGACGGACCCGGCCCTGCCGACGAGCGGGAACACGACGACCTGGCGGACTGGGACGACTGGGAGACCGGCCCCGCGCAGTTGCCCGGCCCCCGGCCGCCCGGCGACGGGGCGCATCTCACCCCCGAGGAACGCCGCACACTCGCCTCCTGGGACCGCGACCTCGACGCGCTCTCCGGAGAGCTGCTGCGCGCCCGCGCGCGCGTCCGTGACGTTCCCGTACCGCCCTCGCTCTCCGCCTCCCAACTGCTGCGTCTCGCCGCCGACCCCGACGCCTTCGCCCAGGAACTGGCCCGCCCCATGCCCCGCCCGCCACAGCGTGCCGCGCGCCGCGGCACCCGCTTCCACGCCTGGGTGGAGTCCCGCTTCGACGAGCTGCCGCTCCCGATGCTCGGCCCCGACGAGCTGCCCGGCGGAGCCGCGGACGAGCCGGAGATCGCCGACGAACGTGATCTGGCGGCCCTCAAGGACGCCTTCGACCGCACCCTGTACGCCCGGCGCACTCCGTACCGCGTCGAGGCGCCGTTCCAGCTCACCCTCGCCGGCCGAGTGATCCGGGGCCGTATCGACGCGGTGTACCGCGACGTGGACCCGCAGACGGACACCGTCTCGTACGAGATCGTCGACTGGAAGACCAGCCACGGCCGTACCGCCGACCCGCTCCAGCTCGCGGTCTACCGCCTGGCCTGGGCCGAGCAGCACGGCATCGCGCCGGACGCGGTCACGGCCACCTTCCTCTACGTACGCAGCGGTGAGGCCGTACGCCCCGAGGGGCTGCCCGGCCGCGCCGGACTGGAACGCATCCTCCTGTACGGCACGGAGCACGCGAGCGACCACGGCACCGAGCACGCGACCGCCGACACCTCCGCCGCCTCTGGCGAACACATGCCAGAACAGCGTCCCGAACGGGGAACGGCAGACGAGACCACCCCCGGAGCCGGATAG